In Calothrix sp. PCC 7507, one DNA window encodes the following:
- a CDS encoding O-antigen ligase, with protein sequence MLGASLNKAFYHPHPHSQFSWQCTQLGLLVFPLSPFLGAVGIVLASLLTWLRQYRTITRRPWNWGFALLSLLLIVSAGFAYDKTVAFVGLFNFLPFFFIFAGLSSLIQTIAQLRQLTWILVIGSVPVIILGMGQLFLGWNLDLKFLWIVLEWTIAPGGNPPGRMAAILMHANTLAAYLAIVFILGLGLWLEKFRELEFRSQNSGVRSDFSTPPFIFLTIALIANFIALIFTNSRNGWAIAIFACLAYALYQGWRILVGGVVGIVTSILLAAFAPSPIAIFFRRFVPAFFWARLNDDMYPDRPVALMRKTQWEFAWSLTQQHPWTGWGLRNFTALYQAKMQISLGHPHNLFLMLSAETGLPITLLFCGLLIWILITGVQLLRQPNYLDQEHRLIFFSYLLVFVGWVLFNTVDVTLFDFRLNTLFWVILSAICGVVYDHKRREQAIGNLY encoded by the coding sequence ATGTTGGGAGCCAGCTTGAACAAGGCGTTTTATCATCCCCATCCTCATTCGCAATTCTCTTGGCAATGCACTCAATTAGGATTGCTTGTCTTCCCTTTAAGTCCATTTTTGGGGGCGGTGGGTATAGTATTGGCATCATTACTCACTTGGTTGCGCCAATACCGGACAATTACCCGCCGCCCCTGGAATTGGGGATTTGCTCTTTTGAGTTTGTTGCTGATCGTGAGCGCCGGGTTTGCCTATGACAAAACAGTGGCTTTTGTCGGCTTATTCAATTTCTTACCATTCTTTTTTATCTTCGCTGGTTTAAGTAGCTTAATTCAAACAATTGCTCAATTACGACAACTAACTTGGATTTTGGTGATTGGTTCTGTCCCAGTCATAATTTTGGGCATGGGTCAGCTATTTTTAGGTTGGAATTTAGATTTAAAGTTTTTGTGGATTGTTTTGGAGTGGACGATCGCACCAGGAGGAAATCCACCAGGCCGCATGGCCGCAATTTTAATGCACGCCAATACTTTAGCTGCTTATCTAGCGATCGTTTTCATCCTTGGCTTAGGGTTGTGGTTGGAAAAATTTCGGGAGTTAGAATTCAGGAGTCAGAATTCAGGAGTTAGGAGTGATTTTTCTACTCCCCCCTTCATCTTTCTGACGATCGCCCTGATTGCTAATTTCATTGCTTTGATTTTTACTAATTCACGTAATGGATGGGCGATCGCCATTTTTGCCTGTCTAGCTTATGCACTTTATCAAGGCTGGCGTATTCTCGTAGGTGGTGTTGTCGGTATAGTCACTAGCATCCTGTTGGCAGCTTTTGCACCCTCACCCATCGCTATATTTTTTCGGCGGTTCGTTCCCGCTTTCTTTTGGGCGCGGTTAAACGATGATATGTATCCCGACAGGCCAGTCGCCTTAATGCGAAAAACTCAATGGGAATTTGCCTGGTCTTTAACTCAGCAACATCCTTGGACTGGTTGGGGTTTACGGAATTTTACTGCACTTTACCAAGCTAAAATGCAGATTTCCTTGGGACATCCCCACAACTTATTTTTAATGCTATCTGCTGAAACTGGACTTCCCATTACGCTTTTATTCTGTGGCTTGCTCATTTGGATTTTAATTACAGGTGTCCAACTGTTGCGACAACCTAACTATCTCGATCAAGAACACAGATTGATATTCTTCAGTTATCTTCTTGTCTTTGTGGGATGGGTGTTATTCAATACAGTAGATGTCACCCTATTTGATTTCCGATTGAATACGCTTTTTTGGGTGATTTTATCTGCGATTTGTGGAGTGGTATATGACCATAAACGACGGGAACAGGCAATAGGTAACTTGTACTGA